From the genome of Bacteroidota bacterium, one region includes:
- a CDS encoding hemolysin family protein, translating into MTLLIIFFSLSIVFSFLCSIWEAVLLSIPRSRVEILLNEDKWIGKTLKGFKENIDKPLAGILSLNTIAHTVGAIGVGAQAARLWGENYINLFGLNVSIEAVVAGLMTLGILILSEIIPKTIGANYWRQLTDFTVYGVKATMILTYPLVWMSQVLTRKLKVNEGDNTLSRSEFYIMARVGAAAGVIDKKEYEILESLNRFKAVKSKDIMTPRTVINASSENASIEDFFEQHKGLPFSRIPIYNTNVDNITGYVLKDEIYASIINGDKNVILKDFSREISVILETSDISRLLHQLSNKNEHIALVVDEYGGVSGIVTMEDVLETLIGIEIMDESDMVEDMRVLAHNIWKERARRLGIIKKDD; encoded by the coding sequence TTAATTATATTTTTTTCATTATCAATTGTTTTTTCATTTTTATGCTCTATATGGGAAGCCGTCCTTTTAAGTATTCCCCGGTCAAGAGTTGAAATTCTATTAAACGAAGATAAGTGGATAGGAAAGACACTAAAAGGTTTTAAAGAGAACATTGATAAACCTTTGGCCGGCATACTTTCGTTAAACACCATTGCGCATACGGTAGGAGCTATTGGAGTGGGAGCTCAGGCAGCACGTTTGTGGGGGGAGAATTATATCAATTTGTTCGGGTTAAATGTTAGTATAGAAGCTGTTGTTGCAGGGCTGATGACGCTTGGAATTTTGATACTTTCGGAGATTATACCTAAAACTATTGGTGCAAATTATTGGAGACAGCTTACAGATTTCACGGTTTACGGCGTAAAAGCAACGATGATATTAACTTATCCACTAGTATGGATGAGTCAGGTATTGACCAGGAAATTGAAGGTAAATGAAGGAGATAATACTTTAAGTCGTTCAGAATTTTACATTATGGCCAGGGTAGGTGCCGCCGCCGGAGTCATAGATAAAAAGGAATACGAAATTCTTGAAAGTTTAAACAGGTTCAAGGCTGTAAAGAGTAAGGATATAATGACTCCAAGAACCGTAATTAATGCTTCTTCTGAGAATGCAAGTATTGAAGATTTTTTTGAGCAGCACAAAGGATTGCCGTTTTCCAGAATACCTATATACAATACTAATGTGGATAATATTACCGGTTATGTTTTAAAAGATGAAATCTACGCCAGTATAATTAATGGAGATAAAAATGTGATATTGAAAGACTTTTCAAGAGAGATCTCGGTTATTTTAGAAACATCCGATATTTCACGATTACTGCATCAGCTTTCAAATAAAAATGAACATATAGCTTTAGTAGTTGATGAATATGGTGGAGTATCAGGAATAGTTACTATGGAAGATGTATTGGAGACCCTTATAGGAATAGAGATTATGGATGAGTCGGATATGGTAGAGGATATGAGGGTTTTAGCTCATAATATATGGAAAGAAAGAGCCAGGCGATTAGGGATAATTAAAAAAGATGATTAA